The genomic region GCCTGGCACACCCATCACCCCAACAACCCCCGGCATAATGAGTGCCAACCTCGTCAgcgcgctgcgcgacctcctcactACCTGCAGCGAGTACAAGTTGGACGGCGGTATGTTTgcggacgccgacgacattgtTCCTGGACAATTCGACGACGCTGTGTCCCCCAAGCCATCATCCCCCACGTTACTCGCCCAACCCACTTTGGCCTTCTGCCCTCTGCCAACCGTCCCTCCTCGcaccccaccaccaaaGCACGCGACGTGcatcgaggagctcctcctAGCCCCCCGACAGACGCGCGGGCCAAGAGAGCCACTCGCTCCCGGCCTGGAGGGTGACCACTCTGTACTGGCTGGCATGGCAGCCGCGGCGCGTGCCGaccgccccgccgccgaggctgcaGCGTACGAGGACCTCGCGCCTTCGTTTCCGTCACTCACTTCGATgtcgaccgcgtcgtcTGCGTCGTCTCTCAGCTCGCTGTGCGGGATGACGTCGGGCATGACCATGATCCCTCGACCACCAGTCACGCCGCCCCAGCGCAAGCCTACAGTCTCTAGCCGCCGCCTGCTTCGTTCTCCACTGCCCGTCTGGTCTTAATCGCATCATATCCCATCCAGTATTTCATCTTCGTTCTCCTGCCCCTGCCCTGCATTCGCTTTACCTCCCCATTCGACTTTCAACTTGTTGCGCTGAGCGCTAGTTTGCCATCTGTGCACCCGATAGCATGTTGTGCGCTTTAGATCCATGCATGTGTGTAACAACTAGCCCATGGTCGGTGTCCTGGAGGCGCAGCGAATCCCTGTCTCTGTGAGTGTGCGCCTGGATGTTCCGACGCGAGTGTCAGTGCGGTGAGTGCAAGTGATCCGTGCAACTGTGCCGTGATTCCTCATCGCGGCGGTTCTTTAGTTGTTTGGAGCATGAATCGTTGATCGACACTAGCATGAGAAAGCATTCACGTCGGTCTACGCGCCTGCTGTTACTTTGTCACGCAGAGCCCGGGATGCCGGCATACGCCACGGTTCCCACTCCACATTCCAGCATTCCTACATCAGAGGGAGGTTGGTTTGGTTTCAATTGACTGCAGAAAACTCGGGAATGTCATCAATTGATGAAATTGATGTATCCCTACACGATCACTTGACTCGCGTACCCCACGCCATTCCTTGTATTTATTTGTCCATCATATCCTTGTTCCCACGCCACGGCTCATCTTGCATTGCGGAGAATTAGGACGCCACAacagccagccagccagccagccagccatGGCGGTAATGCATAACACGCTCAAGACCCTCTAGGTAACTGATACTGATACTGACACATCGCCAGGGCCCAGGCCTACAGTACACAGCCGGTCAGCACCATATTACACCAAGAATCAATGTTCATTACATGTCGTGTCGTCTATACATCGGTCGGTTTTCACCCTCTTCAGGCCTAATAGCCTAATAACGCTGGTCGTCGCTCCACGTGTCGCTCCACTCGCTCGTGCTTCCACTCGTCCCTGTTTGGCTGGCGCCCGTCGTATCCGCCCCCGTTCCCGTTGCGCCCGACGTTGCCGAcgttgccgacgtcgtctcGTTGGGCCCATCTGTCTCTgtcgccgtctcctcgtccgtcgTCGAATGGGGCGTCAACTCGGGCGTGTGTGTCCGCGGCGTCGTGTGCTGGTGTCAACAGACCTTCGAACAGGCAACTAAAGTGGGCATCCAGACACAATACACAGATACAACACACAGAAACAGGCTTAACCTACCTCCACAACCTGCACGACATCAAACGGCGAGGCGACGCGGCGTGCCGCTGCACGTGCCTCGATCGCGTcccacgccctcgtctCCTCGCGTGACGTGCGCGCGTCCCATATACGGTCTAGTTGGGCCAGACGTGGGTCTGGGCGCTCAGGCGGGTCGTCCTTTACACGCTTCTTCCGCTCCTTCGCCTTCTGCGGTTCCTCGGGCTTGCCCTTGCGTCTGCCCATGAACGAGATGACCAGGAAGCCGATGAGCGCCGACACGACCGTGAGCGAGAACGAGACGGGCGGGAGGATGAtcagcggcggcagcgggtTGGCCGTCATGAGCcatctggtgtcagctacTCGCTATGTGACAGAAGCTCACCGGAGGCCAGTCGGGTGTGGAACGAAGCGCACCACGACCCAGCCGGTAGTGCGTACTTCGCGGTGGTACCGCGCCCCGGGAGCCTCCAAGTTGGTGTCGTCGcggcctgctgtcagcgcATCCAGACATGTCAGCTCACCGATAGACACGAAAGCTGAGCCAatggcgaggtcgccgcGGCCGGGGTTGATGACCGTACCCTCGATGAGCTCTttggtgaggaggacgacctcgttCCCCCGGGCTGGGGAGACGAGGGAtccgcgccggcggcgctcCTTGATCCTCGCATCGGGCACACCGGCGTACCCAAACACTCTGGACGGGCAGAACGAACGGAACGGCCACGGGATCACACATGGCGGGATGTACCACGTAGGAatggaggggagggagacgaGGGAGGTCTtgagtggtggtgggggaagggacTGGCGTCAATAAATAGTGTGGCCTGCGACGTACAGGTTGCGAGACATGGACAATCGAGACCTCGGGGGCGCGCAACGAGCGCAGGTCGAGCGTGACCATAAAGTTTCCTGCGGTCAGCTGATCCTGGTCCAGCAAGCTAGCTGCTAACTGTGACGTACCCATCTCCTCGGAGCTTTGGGAGGGACgaacgagctcaagctcgacttGCACATCGTACGGCAGGTCCTCCTGGAATCTGTCGACGGGGAGCTGGAGAGTAGCATGAGGCGTGCGGATCGTGCGCGACCCGTATGTGAGCCacccctcgacctcgacgttTCCCCCAACGCCCCAAGACCACCAGAACGCGCCGACCGCGAGGGTGCTGAACGCTGcgctggcgaggatgaggagcaCCGCGAGGATGCCCTTGATGACGACGCTAATGGTGAGAGGAGGGGTGAGGATGTCGCGTATGACGCGGATAGGGAACGTTATTCTGCATCAGCGAAATCTGGGATTGGCGTACGGAGAGAAGCAGATGTCGAGGACACGATGGACGAACTCGACAAAGTCCGAGTTGGGGGATGGTGGTGCCCGTTGTCGCGGGACGCCGTCGTAGCGGCGATCTCGGCGGGCCGCGGAGGACatggcggaggaaggtgaatGAATGTGAGAGAGTTGGAATGGAAGATGTAGAGATGTAAGAGTGCGTGACTTGAACGCAGCGGCGATGAAGGTCAGTGGTCGCGACAAGAACCGACAAGAACCCTCTCCCGGGCGTCATGACCGCTGAAGGGACTAAGAGGAGGGATTTAATAAACTGATATTCCGGCTAAATTGTATATCAGATCGTCAACAGTGACGCCTTGAGGGAGATTCCGTGGCCCCAAACGACAAATACAACTTGCTGACTTTACAGGCTCTGCAATgccatcctcttccttctcttCATCCGCAATGAACTCTGCACCAACCGTGCAGCTCATCCTACCAAGTAGGGACCTGCTCTACGACCACCACGGCCCTCCGAGCGGCCCCCTCGGTCTCTCGACGGAACGGCCGACGTCGTTCCACAACCCGTGGCCCTCGTACCGCTTCGCGACGTTCAGCGACGCCTTGCTCGCTTTCCAGCGCGGCGCATCGGTTGCAGCGGCCCAGAATGAGCCGGAATGCCACGCGTGTGGAGAGTGgacgcgcgtcgcgtcgcgctcggcatcCCTCAATACCTTCCGTGAAaacgaggaggatgacaagGACATGGTGGCACCGGGCGGGCTGTTCTACGACCctgaggacgacgatggcgacgagacTCCGGTCCAAGAGTGGGGAAACGACGACGGGCCAGGTGGTCTAAGTTACCTGGCGCGTAAAGTGACGCACGTCACGGAGCGGCCAACGGGATACATCCGCCCTGAGATGCTGGGCATacaggtcgacgacgaggcggacgacTGGCGCGAGCCGCCTATTTGCGTCCGCCCTCCCCGATGGCTCCGTGGAGAAGGGAGCGATCGCGAGAGTGACCGCGGTGAGGGCGGGCCGGCAAAGCCCGCCGTGACTTGGATCGGGCATGCTAGTGTGCTCGTCCAGATTCCGTTTACGGATGGGAGCGGGATGGCGGGCGTGCTCTTCGACCCTATTTTCTCGCTCCGCTGCTCACCGACCCAGTACGTTGGGCCTGCACGCAGTCTCAACCCGCCATGTtcggtcgccgagctcccGCCCATTCATCTCGTTATAATCAGCCATGACCATTACGACCACCTTGACTACGACAGCATCATAGACTTGTGGAACTACCACATCGATACCGTGCACTTCATCGTGCCCCTGGGTCTCGGACAGTGGTTTATCGACTGCGGGATTCCAGAGGCTTATATCAACGAGCTTGACTGGTGGTGTGAGGCACTGGTGCAGTTCCCATCAGAGGGATCCCGAACGTCAACACCAGTATCCACCTACCCGCAGACAAGAGAACCTGAGATCGACCCATCCTCAAGACTTAGGCTCAAGGTAGCGTGCTGTCCGGCGCAACACCGTTCCGGCCGCGGAGTCTTTGACCAGATGGCAACACTGTGGGCGTCGTGGGCAGTGGGCGTCATCCCCTCAAACATCAACAACCCCCTCGCGCCAGGTATGAAGAACTGGAACTCGTTCAAGGTATATTTCGGCGGCGACACGGGGTACCGATACGCAACAGCCCCAGACTCGGACGAGACGGCAATCTGTCCGGCCTTTGAGGAGATCGGCGAAACCTACGgccccttctccctcgccctcctgcCACTGAGCACGGGGAGCAGCCTGCCGTTCCTGCGCAAGATGTTCAGCCTCTCGCTCGACCAGTACACGCTCACGTCGAGCCAACACTGCTCCCCGGCTGACAGTCTCAAGATCCACGGCGCGGTCAAGGCACGGCGTACAATCGGGATGCACTGGGGCACATTCTGTGATGCGGCCGAGGCACGCGCGACACGGGTCGAATTTGGGAGGGCACGTCGAGACGCTGCGGTGGGAAGCGACTGGGAGAATCCAGGGATGAAGGGCGTGTTCGTCGCCCTTGATATTGGTGAGAcggtcgacgtcgagccgTAGATTTAGGCCGCTAGATTTTAGACGGACAGTACACTGGGATTTGGGCTAGCCACGCTTTAGGAGAAACGGTCACTGATGCCCTAACAGTGGTAAGGGAACTACTGTATGCTTAACACGACAACTAACGGTGAGTGTGGTGTGGCGGAGTGCCTGGgagtgacgacgacaccAGCCGGCATCGGTCACAAAACAGAAGACAAGAATCTTCCCACTACCTATACTCTTCTTACACGCTCTTTCACAACCGGCTTCTCCGATTCTAACGAACCGCGCCAAGTTGAACAGGTTCGCGAGGATCCCTCCCATGCTGCTGCTTCCGCCGCCCGTACCCAGCGGAACCATGGAGCTGACGCATGTGCCAAGTCTTctgacgccgtcgccgcgccaccGCGCCACGAGGGGCTCCTACCGAAGCCGAGTATCTGTTTATTCTCGTCGATTGATGCACTGGCGGCCGTGACGAGCATCCAACCCCTCGGTGCGATGGGTTGAGTCCTGTCTTATGGAACCGCGATTTACCGTGTCGTGACCTGAACACGGATGTGGCTGTATGGAGATGTTTTAACCTGGTTTTGATGCAGATCCCACACCGTTGAACCACATACCATCAAAATGTGGCACATGAAACGCGCCCCACCCGGGCCGCACGGACAGCTTGTCCGGCTATAATGGATATGAGAGAAATGGGGGGACCCACAGTTCCTCACTCACGTACATCGAAAGTCGTTGTTCTTAGTTCGTGGTTTGAGGTTCGAGGTTCGACATCCCCCAATACCAATGAAGTGGTTCGCCTGCCGCACAAAGACGCCTAGTGGGGGGCTCGAGCATCTACGTACCCGCCTGGGCGAGGTCGATATACCGCGCTCGTATTCGCcgcagctcgagcactTGCGCATGCGGTTGGCTGAGGTCGATGTGCTTCGCGCGGAAGTGGGTtgggagaaggagaaggagatggagatgggtAGGGAGGGCGATGGAGACAAGGGCGAGGTtgtcaaggagaaggaggaggtggtcaaggagaaggaggtggcTGTGCATGACAATGCACGGCCCGACAAAGCAACAGTCCTACGCAACTGCAAACTAGGCCTCCACGAGACCGAGGGCAGCGACCGAACCAGCATCGAGAGCGGCTCCAGCATCGCAAACCTCAactccatctccatcgccGACCCATCCGCCAGGCGTCTCATGGCCGTGCACGGCCCTGCTCCCGGCTCGGACGAGACCCAATTCCTCACCAGGACCGCCGTCTCAGCCATGACGGGCATAGTGCCCCCGCCGCGCACGTCCAGTCTCCGCCGCCCGGACGCCCCGAACGTCGAGTCCAATCGCGCTTGCGGTCCAAGCTAAGGAGGATGGGCCCCGAGTAAAGAAGTGGGCCGGACAAACCGGTGCAATGCACATACATGCGCACCCACCTCTGTTTCGAGTACTTATTCTCTCACACGCACTTGGCATTACCAGTTCACCTcagctcctcgcctcccCGCCACCATGACGTGGTTTCCGTggctcgcgccgccgcggcacGATCTCCTCATCGGACaggacgagcacgacgggcggcgcgacgacaaGACGCCCGACGAGAACGACAGACGGCTCAACGACAAGGTGCGAGACGACACCCAGCACGCCCCATCCCCCGTCCCCACTTTAGAGATGGCCAAGACCGAGCACAGGAAAAGCTGCGATTACTGCCAGCACACGTCGCACGACCACGCCCGGCACATTTCCACTTGGTTCCACGACTATgcccacccaccaccccacctcTCGGGCCCGGGTCCGGAGAAACgggccgagatcgagcgGCTGACGGCCCAAATCGACGTGCTCGAAGCCGCGACCCtccccgacgccgaggacatTCGCGCCCTACGCCTACGCCCCAAGTTGCGCGTGTGGGCGCGcctctcgtcgccatccGAATCAGGATGGCTGTGGCGCATGTTCGAGCGCGACAGGCGGATGTAGACTGTTGCGGAACTAAGGTAGATGGGACGAGCGGTCCGAGTCTCTGGTTTCACAACAACAAGGGAGAGGCGAGGCAATGCAAGGCAAGGCGCAGGCCCTCAACCCTCGAGTCTCGAGCTCAAAACAGGTTGTATTTCTATACTTATCATCCGGGCTGTGCAGAGCAAGTCCACATAGACCCGATGCAAAACATACACCAGGAGGGAGTCGAACCCCCGCCGCGTGCACGCTCCACGGCTGTCTCTTGGCCGTGGGAGATGGCAAGCACGCATGATACCGTTTCACCACTGGTGTTGTGTGATGGTGTTGGTTTAGTTGGGCCTCTGAGAAAGCCTGGGGCTCAATGGAACGCCGATGCTTGTTCACAGCCCATAGTGGTTCTCTAACCATCGCCAACGTCTGTCTGGGGACTGTCGTTGATTGTTGGACGCGTTTTAGTCTCATACGTCAGTTTCCCCCATCCAATTCAACACCGCCAGTGTATGTTGATCAGTATGACCAAGCTTTCCGCTTcggcgtggaggaggttCGAGATCTAGGGCGAAGATGGAGTGTGTTACCTCCGAGAAAGCAACCTGAAGATACCTGCCAATCAGTACGGCTCATCCTGCTTGCTTACTCAAGGTTAGCGCCAACATTAGATGGTTGACGTAGCAAGCTGATCCCTGCAACCCCAACCTAAAGATTGGATGTATCTGCAGCTGATTGGCATACTATAAGAAAATGTGGAATAAAAAGCTAATGCTGAGGTCAGCTAACCGGTTTCATCGTCCCACTTGCAGGTCTTGTATCGCTGATGACATCATGCACTGCTGACAGGGTCCACCAGGCACGCGGAAATCAGCGGCGCCCGGCTTGGCGAAAACAGTCTGGCCACCGCTTGCGCGTTATCGTCGTGTGGATCCAGTGGAGCCACAGTGTATCCACGGCCAATGCTTCCATTGCTATCAGCTTTCGAGGTGCGCTCCGGAGCCGACGTCCGTCCCCGAtctcgccaccgccgactGCGCTGTGGAGCCGGCTTGAATGCTTGAATGCTTGAATGCCCGCTGCCTCTCCGCTTCTGCGGACAGAACATTTCGTGGGTGGACCCTGGGTCCGAGCCGCGTCGCGTGGGCGGATTGCGCAAGATTCTTCCTCTCCTATATTTGCTGATATCAATGCAAGGTGCGAAACGCTTGAGCCTTCTTTATCTCACTCTTTCCTCCATTTCTTGCTTCTCTCCACCGAACTAAAAACACACCTATCCTCATCCCAGCTTGTTCActctcgccacccacccagCACAACCCCGACATTTGGCAGTATAGACTAGCTGCTCCGTCAAGACAACCATATGTCCTCCAACATGACTACGCGCCAACGAccgcgcgtcgccgtcgtaGGCTCTggcctcgccggcctcacCACCGCCTACCTCCTTACCCGGGAGGGCGCAGACGTTTGGCTTATCGACAAGGTATTTGCACCACATGGgttagctgacaccaggcgcCGCGGCTAGGCTTCCATGCATGgagcgtcgagcttgagccaGCAAACGCTCtggccctcgacctcgccgagaaACGCCCTGCAGCAGGCGACACGCCCGCCGTCGATGTCCCCATGCGCTCGTTCCAAGGCGGGTACTACCCCCTCCTCATTGCGCTGTACCGCCACCTCGgtctccccctctcccccgcAGCCTTCACATTCTCCTTCGCATCACTGCCAACAGGCAGGCCTCTCGATGAGAACGACACATACTTCATCCACTCGGGCGCGTCCGGTgtctccctcccctccctcccgaCACAGGCGTGGCGCTCGCCGGGTGCATTCGCTCGCGcagtcctcgccctcctcggcgtcgggctGTGCTACAtcgtgctcctcgtcatcgcctTCGCGAGCTGGCATGGCCTCGTAAGCGCCGTGACATTCGGCCAGCTCGttgacgccgtcgcggcgcgcCTTGAGCGGCCACTCCCCTTGGTACGGACACCCCTCGGAAGGGTGTTCAAGAGCTTTGCGGCTGACATTgtcctccccctcttcaGCGCCGTCGGGACCATGACGGCAGACGACGTGTGGAGCACTCgcgccgacgtcctcctAGACTACATCCACGCCGGGGTTGGCACTAGCCACTACTCTATCGGCGGGGCAAtgagcgcgcgcgacgtcgcccgcctcctAGCTGAGCCGGTGCGCGCACAGGGAGCCGACCACGTGCGTCTCGGCACCGGCATCGACGGCATCACCTACGCTGACGACGGACTGACCCTCTCGCtgggtgacgacgagatcaCGGTCGACCGTGTGGTGGTCGCGACTCAggcgagcgccgcgcgcgccctcctcgccaccctcgaGCCGAGCCTGCCTAAACCTgaggcgcgtcgcgtcgcgcgcatgcgctccgccctcgccgacgtgcaCTATCGCGACACGATTGTCGTCACGCACCGCGACCGCGCTGTGCTCCCGATCCCAGAGGACGTGCGCGACATCAACCTCGTGCAGCCCGCGACCCCCGACGTGCCAGGCGACGCGACACCCGAGCTCGCGTCGGGCGCGTCGAGTGctccgtcgtcgccgtgtCCTACACCGCGCGGGATTACGCCCTTCTTCGCCCCCGAGCAGGGGTACACGATGGCGAcgcacctcgtcgcacCGCCTGGCGTCGAGCCCGTGCTGCAGACAACGAACCCGGCCGTCCCCATTGGCGGGGagctgctcggcgtcgcgcggtTGGAGCGCGCTCTGCCTCTCGCTGACGACGACACACTTAATGGCCTTCACCCCCGGCGTGGGCCAGGGGAAGGACGAGCCCGTGTCTTTCTGGCCGGCTCATACGCGTACCCCGGCATCCCGCTACTTGAAGGGTGTGTGGGcagcgcgcggcgcgtcgtggAGGACATGCTGGGTCGTGAGGTGCGGTGCATCGACTGGGACGCTGGGCGAGGGTCGTTCGCCGGTCGGGCTtggcgatggaggaggagcccgCGGGCAGGCGGGTATTAGTACATTTACTAAATAGATATTCTTGGGATGCTAGTGTAGAGTTTTGCGAGAAATCGAATACAAGCCAAGATGGAGCCAGCCCGGAGCTCTCATGCGACCAGTCCATTGCCATCAATACCAAGCACAATGACATGCCACTACCAACCCCCGAGGCCCAAGCCCGAACCCGActcctccttgagggcAGCCTTGAGGTCCAGCCCGCGACGAGCAGGCGCAACATCCACGACGCCAACGACGGCCGTCTCGCTCCGCCCAGGCTTCTTGGCGCGCTGTGCCGCGGGGTCCGCAACCGCGACGTGTGTAGCGACGGCGGCAACAACTGGCGCCCGCTCCTGTTTGGCCGGCTTAACCACAACAACGGGCTTGGCTGGCGTAGCAACGgcgagcacctcctccttgtcctcgcccttgccatgcttgcgcttgcgcttcttcttgctcGACTCGTCTGCTGgggcctcgtcgcgcttcCGTTTCTCGTCTTGGGGCTTTTCGTCACGTTTCCGCTTCTTGCGCTCTGGCTCGTCCGCCGCGTCTGACCTCGtctgctccttctccttctccttctcctcgcctGCCTCCTTGACATCTGCGCCCCACTTGCGCATCTCCTTACCACCCGAGTGCTCATTCGCACCAGTCGGgcgcgccttcttctctcTCGCTTCGCGCGCCTTGCGATCCCTCCGGCTCTCCTGCACTTCACCAGCCCTTGCGCGTTCCTTgacgcgccgcgcatcGATGATTTGCAGTTTCGGCAGGTCTGGCGACGCCTGCAGCTGGTCAGCGTAGGCCGGCACCTCGACAGTGAGGGGGTTGGCGCGCAGCGTCAAGCTGCGGAGGTGCGCCCATCGGGGTtccttcttggccgcgtgGGCGGCCGCGCTGAGACCAAATACGCCGGCGACTGCCGAGTACGGAAGCGAGCAGTTtccgaggtcgaggactTCCAAtc from Cutaneotrichosporon cavernicola HIS019 DNA, chromosome: 2 harbors:
- a CDS encoding uncharacterized protein (FAD binding domain) produces the protein MTTRQRPRVAVVGSGLAGLTTAYLLTREGADVWLIDKAPRLGFHAWSVELEPANALALDLAEKRPAAGDTPAVDVPMRSFQGGYYPLLIALYRHLGLPLSPAAFTFSFASLPTGRPLDENDTYFIHSGASGVSLPSLPTQAWRSPGAFARAVLALLGVGLCYIVLLVIAFASWHGLVSAVTFGQLVDAVAARLERPLPLVRTPLGRVFKSFAADIVLPLFSAVGTMTADDVWSTRADVLLDYIHAGVGTSHYSIGGAMSARDVARLLAEPVRAQGADHVRLGTGIDGITYADDGLTLSLGDDEITVDRVVVATQASAARALLATLEPSLPKPEARRVARMRSALADVHYRDTIVVTHRDRAVLPIPEDVRDINLVQPATPDVPGDATPELASGASSAPSSPCPTPRGITPFFAPEQGYTMATHLVAPPGVEPVLQTTNPAVPIGGELLGVARLERALPLADDDTLNGLHPRRGPGEGRARVFLAGSYAYPGIPLLEGCVGSARRVVEDMLGREVRCIDWDAGRGSFAGRAWRWRRSPRAGGY
- a CDS encoding uncharacterized protein (Putative adipose-regulatory protein (Seipin)), which translates into the protein MSSAARRDRRYDGVPRQRAPPSPNSDFVEFVHRVLDICFSPITFPIRVIRDILTPPLTISVVIKGILAVLLILASAAFSTLAVGAFWWSWGVGGNVEVEGWLTYGSRTIRTPHATLQLPVDRFQEDLPYDVQVELELVRPSQSSEEMGNFMVTLDLRSLRAPEVSIVHVSQPSLPPPPLKTSLVSLPSIPTWYIPPCVIPWPFRSFCPSRVFGYAGVPDARIKERRRRGSLVSPARGNEVVLLTKELIEGTVINPGRGDLAIGSAFVSIGRDDTNLEAPGARYHREVRTTGWVVVRFVPHPTGLRWLMTANPLPPLIILPPVSFSLTVVSALIGFLVISFMGRRKGKPEEPQKAKERKKRVKDDPPERPDPRLAQLDRIWDARTSREETRAWDAIEARAAARRVASPFDVVQVVEHTTPRTHTPELTPHSTTDEETATETDGPNETTSATSATSGATGTGADTTGASQTGTSGSTSEWSDTWSDDQRY
- a CDS encoding uncharacterized protein (axoneme assembly) codes for the protein MDRGAARSRKRTQKAEYKAKTTSVEDNAKLAKLLDKDKPNGKGKRERPPRKQKEPAGPDQYKAKAIRTARALVYAQEAFEIPPPPERLAGVTRVDLDGAECTDISWLPASVTWLSVKACPVTEGWDVVGALEGLTVLNISNCQLSALPPLAGLKGLKALVATGNEWTSLDDTVVSGWKELNSLIISHSPNLTSLPSSLSSLPHLSKLAFSHCPNLEAAGLPDLSPLPLLRDVKANNLARLSTLPSHLPKWGTGDLDAVGKSGVGDGLEVLDLGNCSLPYSAVAGVFGLSAAAHAAKKEPRWAHLRSLTLRANPLTVEVPAYADQLQASPDLPKLQIIDARRVKERARAGEVQESRRDRKAREAREKKARPTGANEHSGGKEMRKWGADVKEAGEEKEKEKEQTRSDAADEPERKKRKRDEKPQDEKRKRDEAPADESSKKKRKRKHGKGEDKEEVLAVATPAKPVVVVKPAKQERAPVVAAVATHVAVADPAAQRAKKPGRSETAVVGVVDVAPARRGLDLKAALKEESGSGLGLGGW
- a CDS encoding uncharacterized protein (Beta-lactamase superfamily domain), whose protein sequence is MNSAPTVQLILPSRDLLYDHHGPPSGPLGLSTERPTSFHNPWPSYRFATFSDALLAFQRGASVAAAQNEPECHACGEWTRVASRSASLNTFRENEEDDKDMVAPGGLFYDPEDDDGDETPVQEWGNDDGPGGLSYLARKVTHVTERPTGYIRPEMLGIQVDDEADDWREPPICVRPPRWLRGEGSDRESDRGEGGPAKPAVTWIGHASVLVQIPFTDGSGMAGVLFDPIFSLRCSPTQYVGPARSLNPPCSVAELPPIHLVIISHDHYDHLDYDSIIDLWNYHIDTVHFIVPLGLGQWFIDCGIPEAYINELDWWCEALVQFPSEGSRTSTPVSTYPQTREPEIDPSSRLRLKVACCPAQHRSGRGVFDQMATLWASWAVGVIPSNINNPLAPGMKNWNSFKVYFGGDTGYRYATAPDSDETAICPAFEEIGETYGPFSLALLPLSTGSSLPFLRKMFSLSLDQYTLTSSQHCSPADSLKIHGAVKARRTIGMHWGTFCDAAEARATRVEFGRARRDAAVGSDWENPGMKGVFVALDIGETVDVEP